The proteins below come from a single Triticum aestivum cultivar Chinese Spring chromosome 5D, IWGSC CS RefSeq v2.1, whole genome shotgun sequence genomic window:
- the LOC123122399 gene encoding SKP1-like protein 1 — protein MAASAAAKKLTLKSSDGEDFEVEVAVAMASQTIKHMVEDGCADNIIPLPNVTAKILSKVIEYCTQHAPKADDAAAADSTGTATAVKPDEEKLKAFDTEFVKVEQATLFDLILAANYLDIKGLLDLTCQTVADMIKGKTPEEIRKTFNITNDFTPEEEEEVRKENQWAFE, from the exons ATGGCGGCATCGGCGGCGGCGAAGAAGCTCACGCTCAAGAGCTCCGACGGCGAGGACTTCgaggtggaggtggcggtggcgaTGGCGTCGCAGACCATCAAACACATGGTGGAGGACGGCTGCGCCGACAACATCATCCCGCTCCCCAACGTCACCGCCAAGATCCTCTCCAAGGTCATCGAGTACTGCACGCAGCACGCCCCCAAggcggacgacgccgccgccgccgactccaccGGCACCGCCACCGCCGTCAAGCCCGACGAGGAGAAGCTCAAGGCCTTCGACACCGAATTCGTCAAGGTCGAGCAGGCGACTCTCTTCGACCTCATCCTG GCTGCCAACTACCTGGACATCAAGGGGCTCCTGGACCTGACCTGCCAGACCGTCGCCGACATGATCAAGGGCAAGACACCGGAGGAGATCCGCAAGACCTTCAACATCACCAACGACTTCaccccggaggaggaggaggaagtgcgGAAGGAGAACCAGTGGGCCTTTGAGTGA
- the LOC123122401 gene encoding acyl carrier protein 2, chloroplastic, translated as MASAAASAVSFARPVKTINANSVSFSAPRKDNVSFRLQPVPQRFSVRCAAKKETVEKVCDIVKSQLALADDTVVSGSSTFADLGADSLDTVEIVMGLEEAFGISVEESSAQTIATVEDAANLIDSLVAN; from the exons ATGGCCTCCGCCGCCGCTTCCGCCGTCTCCTTCGCCAGGCCCGTCAAG ACAATCAATGCCAACTCGGTCTCCTTCTCTGCTCCAAGGAAAGACAATGTATCCTTCCGTCTTCAGCCAGTTCCCCAGAGATTTTCTGTTCGCTGTGCT GCCAAAAAGGAGACAGTAGAAAAGGTTTGTGATATTGTGAAGAGCCAGCTTGCGCTTGCTGATGACACTGTAGTTTCTGGCTCCTCTACGTTTGCTGATCTTGGTGCCGATTCTTTGGACACG GTTGAGATTGTCATGGGCCTCGAGGAGGCTTTCGGGATCAGCGTGGAGGAGTCGAGCGCGCAGACCATTGCAACGGTGGAGGACGCCGCCAACCTCATCGACAGCCTTGTTGCAAACTAA
- the LOC123122400 gene encoding uncharacterized protein: MAEVERKAPRREEELVEAALAAAAAALFVSGVKSLAPAVLVDRWWWPLPAQVLAAAPSPVLFLLLNVLVACIVVVSVQPAKRAAAAAATGAVAAEVAPAGDGAAKKLKKRRSSKRRGDGAEPAVLAPAPPYVAADRCMALVVDRGIVMAPTGGEEEEEEGAAGDAAEVDRRAEEFISAFRHRLRVDSFSSRRGEAGDAAARAISGTAPCF, encoded by the coding sequence ATggcggaggtggagaggaaggcgccgcggagggaggaggagctggtggaggcggcgctggcggcggccgcggccgcgctgTTCGTGTCCGGGGTCAAGAGCCTGGCGCCGGCCGTGCTCGTGGACCGCTGGTGGTGGCCCCTGCCCGCGCAGGTGCTCGCCGCGGCGCCGTCGCCcgtcctcttcctgctcctcaacgTCCTCGTCGCCTGCATCGTCGTGGTGTCCGTGCAGCCGGCCAAGcgagcggccgcggcggcggcgacgggcgccgtcgctgcggaggtggcgccggcgggcgacggcgcggcgaagaagctgaagaagaggcggAGCAGCAAGAGGCGCGGGGACGGAGCCGAACCGGCGGTTCTTGCGCCCGCGCCACCCTACGTCGCGGCCGACCGCTGCATGGCGCTGGTGGTTGACCGCGGCATCGTGATGGCGCCGACgggcggagaagaagaagaagaagaaggagccgcCGGCGACGCGGCGGAGGTGGACAGGCGCGCGGAGGAGTTCATTTCGGCGTTCCGGCACCGCCTCAGGGTCGACTCCTTCTCGTCTCGCCGCGGGGAAgccggcgacgcggcggcgcgaGCCATCAGCGGCACCGCGCCGTGCTTTTGA